The Hujiaoplasma nucleasis DNA window CAAGCAGTGTTTCTTCTTTTCATAAACTTCTTTAACATCTCTTTTAAACTTTTCAAAAGAAAATGGTCTTTCAGGAACATAAATTAAATCTGGACCAAATCCATTAATAGAAGCTAAAGCAGATGAAGCAGTTAACCAACCTGCATGCCGTCCCATTATTTCAACAATGGTGACTTTCCCAATAGGATAAGCCAACATATCATAATATATTTCAGCCATGGTATTGGCTATATATTTAGCCGCAGAACCAAAACCTGGAGTATGATCAGTATATGGCAAATCATTATCAATGGTTTTTGGAACACCAATCACTGAAACTTGATATTGTTCTCTTTCCATATACCTTGCTATTTTTGCACAAGTATCCATAGAATCGTTTCCACCATTATATAAAAAATAACGGATATTATATTTCTTAAATAATTTAAGTAGTGTTTTATAATCAGTATCATCATCTTCATAATCTTTAAGTTTATATCTTACTGACCCAAAAGCAGATCCTGGTGTATGTTTTAATAATTCAATGTCTTTTTTATATTGTTCATTGATTAAAAAAAGCTCCTCATTCAATGCACCTTGAATCCCATGATTCATTACATAGACTTTTTCAATTCTATCTGATTGTAAAAAAGCTTCTTGAATAACCCCATAAGCACTAGCGTTAATCACTGAAGTTGGCCCGCCAGATTGACCGTACAATAAATTTCCCTTAATTTTTGTCATATAAACACCTCGTATAATATCATACCATAATTTTTATAAAACATGTAAAAAAATATTCAAAAAAAGGATGCAATAAACATCCTTAACTTGATATATTAATAATAATTATCCATAGGTCAATAGCCAACAAAATAAAAGCTATAAGATACCATTTTGTATAATCACCTTTATTCTTTTCATCATACAATTGATAGCCAATAAAATAAGAAATAATTCCTATAAAAATAATAATAATGTACTTAGAAAAAACATAAGGCTGATCATCTGTTGAATTAAATCTTAAAACAATATCATGCCCTAGATACAAAAGACTCATTAACATGAATAAAGCTGTTAATGCAACAAATGCATAAAAAATCTTGCGATGGGCAGGCATCTTAAATAATTTTTAATTCTTTGCCCACTTTTTCCATTGTTTCTACTGCAAAATCCAAATCTTCTTTAGTATGAGCTGCACTAATCATACAACGTAACCGTCCTGTGTTTTTAGGTACAGTAGGAAAAACAATGGCTGAAACAAAGACACCTTCTTCTAATAATCTCTTAGAAAATTTCATGGTTAAATCTTCTTTGCCAACCATAACAGGTGTAATTGGAGTTTCACTATGGCCAATATCAAAACCTAATTTTTCTAACTTGTTCTTAAAGTATCTTGCATTATCCCATAGCTGATCAGTATATTCAGTAGAATTCATCAGTAATTTAACGGATTGAATAATTGCGCCGATGGCTGCAGGTGGTAAAGCAGTTGAGAATAGTAAAGGACGTCCTCTATGTAAAAGCCATTCTTTAACCACTTTTTTACTAGCTACATAACCACCAATGACACCGATAGCTTTTGATAAAGTCCCAATGATAAAATCAACTTGACCATGCAAATGGAAATGATCAACTGTCCCACGTCCATTTTCGCCTAAAACACCAGATCCATGAGCATCATCAACATAAGTTAAACAATTATATTTCTTAGCTAATTCAACTATTTTCGGTAATTTTGCTAAGTCTCCATCCATTGAGAAAACA harbors:
- a CDS encoding glycine C-acetyltransferase gives rise to the protein MNNLKYLEKQVEQLKEDGVYRTLPINEGPCDNRISLNGKEVVNLSSNNYLGLATHPQVEEAAIEAVKKYGAGTGSVRTIVGNQAPLEELEVLLAEFKREEAVTVFQSGLNCNIGAIQAIVNKGDLIISDELNHASIIDGVRLSRADKAIYKHSDMEDLEGILKEKRDDYNNVLIITDGVFSMDGDLAKLPKIVELAKKYNCLTYVDDAHGSGVLGENGRGTVDHFHLHGQVDFIIGTLSKAIGVIGGYVASKKVVKEWLLHRGRPLLFSTALPPAAIGAIIQSVKLLMNSTEYTDQLWDNARYFKNKLEKLGFDIGHSETPITPVMVGKEDLTMKFSKRLLEEGVFVSAIVFPTVPKNTGRLRCMISAAHTKEDLDFAVETMEKVGKELKII
- a CDS encoding 6-phosphofructokinase, translated to MTKIKGNLLYGQSGGPTSVINASAYGVIQEAFLQSDRIEKVYVMNHGIQGALNEELFLINEQYKKDIELLKHTPGSAFGSVRYKLKDYEDDDTDYKTLLKLFKKYNIRYFLYNGGNDSMDTCAKIARYMEREQYQVSVIGVPKTIDNDLPYTDHTPGFGSAAKYIANTMAEIYYDMLAYPIGKVTIVEIMGRHAGWLTASSALASINGFGPDLIYVPERPFSFEKFKRDVKEVYEKKKHCLIAVSEGIVNELGHFVFAKSGKDDFGHSQLGGVAAKLSELLSRELKLSTRSVELSSSQRAASHYQSMVDVNEAVGVGKYAVELALKNYSNLMVGIMRTSNDPYTVGWTSFDLSACANYEKKMPDTMINMEGNGVTQEFIDYALPLIQGEHKPKYRLGVQQFAKIK